GTTGAACGAAATTTAGGTTCGTCGTGGCATTCAGATCTGTGAACCCACCAGCCGTTCCCGGACCAGTCACAATTGTCGGATTTGCCCAGGTGCTCCCAGGACCCTTCGGCCAGGGCGGGCTTGGGGGTTGGAAGGGATTAGCAGTGCCCGGATAAGTCACGATTTCCCCGACCAAACAGTTGCCCAGGTCTTCGAGTCTTCCTGTACTCGAATCCCACCAGTATTCTGTAGAGAGGATATTTCCAACCCCCTCAACACGGGAGGCGACGAGGCGGAAGTTGGTGGGCCTGGGAGACGGCGGAGGATCTGCCACCGGCTCGCACGAGCAGGGTTCCGGCCATCCCTCCATGGGGTCCGGCGCGCCCTCTCCTCCGCCGCCGCCCTCCAGGCACTGCGGGCAGCAGTTCACGCTGGCGTACTCCGGGGGAAGGAACAATAGATTCGACGGCTTCTGAAATTCTCGAATGCGATGCTCCAAGGGTACACCGTAGTCGTACAGCCGCAGCTTTTCCAGTGGAACCAGCACGGCGCTTTCCGTCGTTACCCCCTCTTTCCCGCAGGCGCCCGAGAGCTGGAACCGGCCCTATTCAACGACGATCTCGATCTCTTCAGGTGAGAGAACTTCCTCGGACCAATCCTTGAGGAAGAATCGCTCGTCCTCCAACCGCATCTCAGAAACCCCCGCTCGAACCTTGAGCCGGCGAGTGCCCTCTCGTACCCAAGCTATAACCGGAATTGGGTTGCTCTGAACACGACGGAAACTGAACCCTTAGGAGGTATTTCTCTCGCAGATCCAGCTACGTTGATTGCCGCAGAAGTGACGGCGAAGGTCGCGGTTTCCTCCCTGCTCTTTTTGGCATCCCAGAACCGTAGCGTGAATACGAACGTGCGCCGCTCGCGGTTGCCGGCGGCCTGCACTCTCAAATGTTCCTGTGATATCGGCATCGCAAACGGAACCGCACCTACGTTGGTCAGTGTCGCCTCAACCACAAAGTCCTGTTCCGCCCGCAGCTTTCTTGGCCGCACCGCGCGCAGCTTCACTTTCAAAGGCAGAGTGTACAGAGGCGGCGTTCGCCCCGCCCCTTGAACACCTCCCACAGAAGCCCCCGGCACGCTCAGCACTTCCTGTCCTTTCGGAGTGGGTCGCGTTAGGTCGATGACTTCTGGTTCTTGCGGATACGTGGTGGAAACGGCCAGAATCAGGCCGCAGATGATTGCGAGCCCGCCTTGCCGCGCCACTCCGCGGCGCTGGGTGTCAATTGCAGGCAGCGTAATGGGCATAGTTGATGTTCCCCAGGAATGTCCCGTTCTCATTCGTGGGGTCCAGCCTGCCCTCTCCGCCGCCGCCCTCGAGGCACTGCGGACAGCAGTTCACACTGCTGTATTCCGGGGGAAGGAACAGCACGTTGGACGGCTTCTGCGACACTGCTAGTCCGGACGAGGGGACCCCCTGCGTTCTACAAGGGAGCGTGCCAGGTTCCGGACACTAGGGTCCGGATCCTTCTCTGCGCTTCTCCTGAGCGTATCTCGGGCCAAAGAAGAGTCGGAAACGGAAAGCGTCTCAAGTGCAAGACTTCGCACTTCGGAACTCGAATCGCCCATTGCTGTCACGATCAACGACCGCAAAACTCGATCCCCGCCTAGCGCCCCAAGCAACTCGACGGCCAGCTTCCGAACAGTTTCGTTGGGCGATTGCAGTTGTTCGGCTAATGGCTGGATCGCGCTATCCCCCAAGGCACGCACTCCTGCCACCGCCTGTACATCAGCCGAGGGCCCAATGTCTTGCTCGTGATTCGGATGAGCCAGAAGTCGCTCAAAGACACCTCGTATATGTGCTCGTGCCTGTTCCTTTGCTCGATCACCTGGCCCATGCCCGATGAGCAGTTGCCAAGCAAACGCCTGTACCTCCCGATCAGCATCTTTTCGAGCAGCTTCTGCAATAACCGGACCAGACACACTCCAAGGCACTTGTGTAAGGGCCCCAAGGGCCTGGATGCGTTGTACCGGACTCGGCGACTCCCGAAGAATTCTGGCTAGCGGCTGTGCGGCACCCTCGCTTCCAAGACGCCCGACAAACCGAACCACCAGTTCGACTTGCCGAGGCTGGGCGTAATCGATGTACTCCGATAGGATCGAAATCGCTGCATCACCGATCTGGCGAATCTCCTCCATGGCCTCCTCCGACGGAGGCACCCTGACCTCCGCTCGGCTGCCGTCCTGCAGGATGATTTGTCCCTCGCTCAGCGCGCGTTCGAAGATTTCTCTAACCCGGCCGCTGACATCTTCCCTCGTGCACCCAGCCCCTTGACCGGGCGTTGCATGGGCTGAGAAAAAGAAAAGCAGCATCGCCAACGCCAGGGTTCGTCTCCTCTTTTCCATCATGTGGCGCCCTCTTGACTGACTAAGTGTCAGTTTACCGTGCCTAGGGTCTCGGTGCTGCCGGGAGTTACCTGAACCCGGATGCCCTCCTGGCAGTCCCGACGGGTTGTCACGGTGTCTATCGGATATGTCACAGTTCCCCCCGTCGAGGGTACCTGCACGTTGAATGTCTGTACGACATTGACGCAGCGGTTTGGCGGAGGAGGCGGCGTTATGCATGTTCCAACTGGAACATCAGTGAAAAAACCATCCGCATCTGTGGTTGCCGGAGTCGCAAAGGGGCGGAAACCAGAGAATGCATGGGTTCCGTTTACAGTTACGTGCTCTTGCGGTGTCAGTCCAGCAGCGCGAATCTCGACATTTGATTGGTCCGCGACCACGTACAGCACAGATGCTTCGTAACCCGTGTACCAGAACGGGCAGTCCGGAAAGACAGGCAACACACTAATTACCTTGAAGTACTTGGGCACCTGCACGAAGAAGCTCGTCGTAGCAGCGCCTCCTGGAGCATTAACGGTCACCGTCCAGCACATATCACTATGAGAATCGACGAGGGGGATCGGAACGATTAACCCATTTGTTTCAGGGACTTTACCTCTAACCCCTTTAGATCTCGGGACCGGCCGGGATCTCCGCCCGTAACCTGATGATTCCATTAGAGGGGTACCCGGGGGAGGGATACCCGAGGATGGATTAACTCCGATGTTAATCCCCAGGCTCGCCTACCGCGGTTCGGATTTCTGGGCGATGGGGAAGCGGCGGCCGAAGCCGAAGGCCTTGGGAGAAATCTTCAATCCGGGTGCGGCCTGTTGGCGCTTGTACTCGGCGCGGTCCACCATGGCGAGGACTTTGGCGATCAGCGCCGGATCGAAGCCCCGCTCGCGGGCGATCTGCTCGGCGCTGTGGCTGTCTTCCACGTAGTCCTCGAGGATGGCGTCGAGAACCTCGTAGGGTGGCAGGCTGTCGGTGTCTTTCTGGTCGGGACGCAGCTCGGCGGAAGGCGGCTTCTCCATGGTGGCTTGCGGGATGAGCGGGCGGCGCGAGTTCACGTAGCGCGCCAGACGGTAGACCTGGGTCTTGGGGACATCCGACAGCACGGCCAGGCCGCCGACCATGTCGCCGTAGAGGGTGCAATAGCCCACGCCCAGCTCGCTCTTGTTGCCGGTGGAGAGCACGATGGAGCCGAACTTGTTGGAGAGCGCCATGAGCAGCGTGCCGCGGATGCGCGCCTGGATGTTCTCTTCGGTGTGGTCTTCGGGGCGGCCGGCGAAAACGTCTGTCACGCAGGCGCGGAAGGATTCAAAAACCGGAGTGATAGGCAGGACCTCGAAGCGGATGCCGAGGTTCTTGGCCAACGCGCGCGCGTCCTCAATCGAGCCCGGGGAAGAATACGGGCCGGGCATGCCCACGCCCAAAACGTTTCCGGCGCCGACGGCCTCGACGGCGATGCAGGCGGTGAGCGCCGAGTCGATGCCGCCACTCAGCCCGACCAGCGCGCTCTGGAATCCGCATTTGCGCATGTAGTCGCGGGTGCCCAGGATGAGGGCGGCCCAGGCGGCGGCGTCATCACCCTCGATCTGGGCGTGCATCTCGCCGGTCATGGTCTCGCTGTCAAAGAAGACCAGGTCTTCCTCGAAAGACGCGGCCTGGGCGACGAGGCGGCCGTCGCGGCCCAGCACGAAGCTGGAGCCGTCGAAGA
This DNA window, taken from Terriglobales bacterium, encodes the following:
- a CDS encoding NAD+ synthase; translated protein: MKIALGQINPTVGDFAGNAAKIIDFARRAQAAGAGLAMFPELSVCGYPPRDLVERPAFVARNQETVERIAAETRGIAVLCGAVTPAEAETGKSVMNSALLLENGAIRFQQSKMLLPTYDVFDEQRNFAPARRQELFDFCGRRMALTICEDAWNDKHFWRRRLYNVDPVEDLMRAGGNFILNISASPFWEGKRELRQRMLAAIATQYQAPVVMVNQVGGNDSLIFDGSSFVLGRDGRLVAQAASFEEDLVFFDSETMTGEMHAQIEGDDAAAWAALILGTRDYMRKCGFQSALVGLSGGIDSALTACIAVEAVGAGNVLGVGMPGPYSSPGSIEDARALAKNLGIRFEVLPITPVFESFRACVTDVFAGRPEDHTEENIQARIRGTLLMALSNKFGSIVLSTGNKSELGVGYCTLYGDMVGGLAVLSDVPKTQVYRLARYVNSRRPLIPQATMEKPPSAELRPDQKDTDSLPPYEVLDAILEDYVEDSHSAEQIARERGFDPALIAKVLAMVDRAEYKRQQAAPGLKISPKAFGFGRRFPIAQKSEPR